In a single window of the Magnolia sinica isolate HGM2019 chromosome 7, MsV1, whole genome shotgun sequence genome:
- the LOC131251145 gene encoding glutathione S-transferase U8-like — MAEVALKVFGNWGSPFSRRVVLALKFKGIEYEYIEEDLSNKSPLLLQYNPVHKKVPVLLHNGKPIAESLVILEYIDEIWKEYPILPENPLERATARFWAKFVDEKCMLATWMACWSEGKEQEKFIEESLENLKTLESALNGKFFGGDSIGLVDITACYIAHWLGVLQEVVGLTLVDVEKFPILCKWIEDFMSDSVVKESMPPREKLLAFFKARKEAIFAAKAPVY; from the exons ATGGCTGAGGTAGCATTGAAGGTGTTTGGTAACTGGGGGAGCCCTTTTAGTCGTAGAGTAGTGCTAGCTCTCAAGTTCAAAGGCATTGAGTACGAGTACATTGAAGAAGATCTCTCGAACAAGAGCCCATTGCTTCTACAATACAACCCTGTGCACAAGAAGGTTCCCGTGCTCTTGCACAACGGAAAACCGATCGCTGAGTCGCTTGTGATCCTTGAATACATTGATGAAATATGGAAGGAGTATCCAATACTGCCGGAAAATCCTTTAGAGAGAGCGACGGCACGGTTTTGGGCCAAGTTCGTCGATGAGAAG TGCATGTTGGCAACATGGATGGCTTGTTGGAGTGAAGGGAAGGAGCAAGAGAAGTTCATTGAAGAGTCCTTGGAGAACTTAAAGACCTTAGAGTCTGCTCTTAATGGGAAGTTTTTTGGAGGAGATTCAATAGGATTGGTTGACATTACTGCTTGCTACATAGCTCATTGGCTTGGAGTACTTCAAGAAGTAGTAGGACTCACATTGGTGGATGTAGAGAAGTTTCCCATCTTATGCAAATGGATTGAAGATTTCATGAGCGATAGTGTGGTGAAAGAAAGCATGCCCCCTAGAGAAAAGTTACTTGCATTCTTCAAAGCTCGTAAAGAAGCTATCTTTGCAGCCAAAGCACCTGTCTACTGA